In Burkholderia sp. WP9, a genomic segment contains:
- a CDS encoding glycosyltransferase family 2 protein, protein MTFSPCIVIPIYNHKDAIGATVAHLAVHGLPFFVVDDGSDEATQQVLAALAQQYAGRFTLLRLPVNGGKGAAVMAGLRAAREVGYTHALQIDADGQHDATDVPRFIEAARAEPGAVILGRPIYDESVPKARLYGRYLTHVWVWIETLSLAIRDSMCGFRLYPLTLACNLIDSVRLPTRMDFDIEILVRLYWRRAAFRSIPTRVTYASDGVSHFDVLWDNVRISRSHTRLVCGMLWRLPVLLAHKLMPRRAALADGQCKENDQDWWRIAERGSHLGMSLLALSCKLFGRRFTALWLHPIVAYFLLTGRAAREASSNYFRHLGKTAPQGDTPRPGWLSAYRHMLAFAQSGFDKLAAWSGRVNNADVKFEDPSAFEALVKSGKGALVIGAHLGNLEMTRALAAQGAYAKVTAVVYTEHARRFNSVLASANSEFAKHLLEVSDFGPETAMMMQERVDAGELLVIVGDRVPAHEAGRTTEAQFLGSTAPFAQGPYVLAHALGCPVYLFFCLKEHDGYRLYFEPFAERIELPRRERAQHLAAWAQRYAVRLEHYCRKAPYQWFNFFDFWASPKRGANGRT, encoded by the coding sequence ATGACCTTCTCCCCATGCATCGTCATTCCGATCTACAACCATAAGGACGCGATCGGCGCGACCGTCGCTCATCTCGCGGTTCACGGCCTGCCGTTTTTCGTCGTCGACGACGGCAGCGACGAGGCCACCCAGCAAGTGCTCGCCGCGCTCGCGCAGCAATACGCAGGGCGGTTCACGCTGCTGCGGCTGCCGGTCAACGGCGGCAAGGGCGCGGCGGTGATGGCGGGGCTGCGCGCCGCGCGCGAGGTCGGCTACACGCACGCGCTGCAGATCGACGCCGACGGCCAGCACGACGCCACGGACGTGCCCCGTTTCATTGAAGCGGCGCGCGCCGAACCGGGCGCGGTGATTCTCGGCCGGCCAATCTATGACGAGAGCGTGCCGAAAGCGCGTCTCTACGGCCGTTATCTCACGCATGTGTGGGTGTGGATCGAAACGCTTTCGCTGGCCATCCGCGATTCGATGTGCGGCTTTCGGCTCTATCCGCTGACGCTGGCCTGCAATCTGATCGACAGCGTGCGACTGCCCACGCGCATGGACTTCGACATCGAGATCCTCGTGCGTCTGTACTGGCGACGCGCCGCGTTCCGTTCGATTCCGACGCGCGTCACCTACGCGAGCGACGGCGTCTCGCATTTCGACGTGCTGTGGGACAACGTGCGCATCAGCCGCAGCCATACGCGGCTCGTGTGCGGCATGCTGTGGCGTCTGCCGGTGCTGCTCGCGCACAAGCTGATGCCGCGTCGCGCGGCACTTGCGGATGGGCAGTGCAAAGAAAATGACCAGGACTGGTGGCGTATCGCCGAACGCGGCAGCCATCTGGGCATGTCGTTGCTCGCGCTCAGCTGCAAGCTCTTCGGCCGACGTTTCACCGCGCTCTGGCTGCACCCGATCGTCGCGTATTTTCTGCTGACGGGCCGCGCCGCGCGCGAGGCCTCCAGCAACTACTTCAGGCATCTCGGCAAGACCGCGCCGCAGGGCGACACGCCGCGTCCCGGCTGGTTGTCCGCGTACCGCCATATGCTGGCGTTCGCGCAATCGGGCTTCGACAAGCTCGCCGCGTGGTCGGGCCGCGTCAACAATGCAGACGTCAAGTTCGAAGATCCTTCGGCGTTCGAAGCATTGGTGAAGAGCGGCAAGGGCGCGCTCGTGATCGGCGCGCATCTCGGCAATCTGGAGATGACCCGCGCGCTCGCCGCGCAGGGCGCATATGCGAAGGTCACGGCGGTCGTCTATACGGAGCACGCGCGCCGTTTCAATAGCGTGCTGGCCTCGGCCAATAGCGAGTTCGCGAAACATCTGCTCGAAGTCAGCGACTTCGGGCCCGAGACCGCGATGATGATGCAGGAGCGCGTCGACGCCGGCGAATTGCTGGTGATCGTCGGCGACCGCGTGCCCGCGCACGAAGCGGGCCGCACGACGGAGGCGCAATTTCTCGGCTCGACCGCGCCGTTCGCGCAAGGGCCCTATGTGCTCGCGCATGCGTTGGGTTGCCCGGTCTATCTGTTCTTCTGTCTGAAAGAGCACGACGGTTACCGCCTGTATTTCGAACCGTTCGCCGAGCGCATCGAGTTGCCGCGCCGCGAACGCGCGCAGCATCTCGCCGCGTGGGCGCAGCGCTATGCCGTGCGGCTCGAACATTATTGCCGCAAGGCACCTTATCAATGGTTCAACTTCTTCGATTTCTGGGCCAGCCCCAAGCGAGGCGCAAATGGCCGAACATGA
- a CDS encoding beta-ketoacyl synthase chain length factor, which translates to MPDLHWTVPVARWSSWPAAASAAPDIGFIEPIVRRRLSTLSRVALKVAHDCVAQNAARVVFASRHGELRRTTDILRAISAGEPVSPTAFSLSVLNAMTGVFGIARGDRSAASAISAGAETLGYALLEAHAQYATQPDSPMLLVYADEPADPAYGTIEDEVPGGAIAILLDSETVTGELACVVSRADLRESPPVSQTTAAEGRVADRESAPASEPVASEASSPTVFATQSQAVQHCLETGLPAAWQGAGATWHWSWHDRAA; encoded by the coding sequence ATGCCCGATCTGCACTGGACCGTTCCGGTCGCTCGCTGGTCTAGCTGGCCTGCTGCCGCATCTGCCGCACCCGATATCGGCTTCATCGAGCCGATCGTGCGGCGCCGTCTGAGCACTCTGTCCAGAGTGGCGCTGAAGGTGGCGCACGACTGTGTCGCCCAGAACGCTGCGCGGGTCGTTTTCGCGTCGCGCCACGGCGAACTGCGTCGCACCACGGATATCCTGCGTGCCATCAGCGCGGGCGAGCCGGTGTCGCCTACCGCGTTCAGCCTGTCGGTGCTCAATGCCATGACCGGCGTGTTCGGCATTGCGCGTGGTGACCGGTCGGCGGCGAGTGCGATTTCGGCCGGCGCGGAAACGCTCGGTTACGCGCTGCTGGAAGCGCACGCACAGTACGCCACCCAGCCGGATTCGCCAATGCTGCTGGTCTATGCGGACGAACCGGCCGACCCGGCTTACGGCACGATCGAAGACGAAGTGCCGGGCGGCGCGATCGCGATCCTGCTCGATAGCGAAACGGTGACGGGCGAATTGGCGTGTGTCGTTTCCCGCGCTGATCTGCGGGAATCCCCGCCGGTGAGTCAAACCACCGCGGCCGAGGGCCGAGTGGCCGACCGGGAATCCGCGCCGGCGAGCGAACCTGTGGCAAGCGAGGCCAGCTCGCCGACCGTTTTCGCGACCCAGAGCCAGGCCGTGCAGCATTGTCTGGAAACCGGCCTACCCGCCGCGTGGCAAGGCGCCGGCGCCACGTGGCATTGGAGTTGGCATGATCGCGCGGCTTGA
- a CDS encoding phosphopantetheine-binding protein has product MDSLKLEIKQLLIEALDLEDLSPADIDDDAPLFDTDGIGLDSIDALEIGIVLRKQYQLTIAANDERTREHFRSISTLAALVASQREATHAVNETTRKGE; this is encoded by the coding sequence ATGGATTCTTTAAAACTGGAAATTAAACAGCTTCTGATCGAAGCGCTCGATCTGGAAGACCTGAGCCCGGCCGATATCGACGACGACGCACCGTTGTTCGATACCGACGGCATCGGTCTCGATTCGATCGACGCGCTCGAAATCGGCATCGTGCTGCGCAAACAATACCAACTGACCATCGCAGCGAACGACGAACGCACGCGCGAACACTTCCGCTCGATCAGCACGCTGGCCGCGCTGGTGGCGAGCCAACGCGAAGCGACGCACGCTGTGAACGAAACAACCAGAAAGGGGGAGTAA
- a CDS encoding AMP-binding protein: MIALHDLLSAVHESAALQEPVCRDGAKVLDRAAFRARVAVLIALVQTQGAQRYALCIDDPFDFACALFALLACGKEPVIPANSTPGYLADLADAYDVVLTDADLPLFELSAGANLGVNAEAEVDTDLDTLARVNAAAAEHAGVATDTGIGSDEAASEHAGATIGIGSAQAASTQAGAATGTGNARTAFDPTAATTATGTANAQAASAHTSRAAHTIDPQAPLTLYTSGSSGRPKPIRKTLAQFNAEVHTLEQQWGTLIGDATMLASVPHHHIYGLLFRVLWPLAAGRAFDRAISIEPLHLQTQIEQCGAAVIVSTPAQLSRWPALPGFADLTPAPRAIFSSGGPLAFEAAQEYAAAYGAAPREVYGSTETGGIAWRRQDQTDAWQPLSGIAVRRDEDGALNVRSPHLDHAGWHRTDDRIAFDADGRFRLQGRLDRVLKLDGKRVSLPELEARLALHPYVAQAAIVPLAGASRERVGAVVALTEAGGAALRDEGRVALAKILRRHLAEYFDVVVLPRHWRFRVTLPFDARGKLPVAAVAAAFEPRSEGVEVLAEARSGDTLHYELRVPPTLAHFAGHFPGLPILPGVVQVDWAVRLAADHLPAVRAVASIDRLKFMAPVSPGAVLALTLAHDAARRRLQFAYRANGRECASGVIVYGAPA; encoded by the coding sequence ATGATCGCGTTGCATGATCTGTTGTCGGCGGTTCATGAGAGCGCCGCGTTGCAGGAGCCCGTATGCCGCGATGGCGCCAAGGTGCTCGACCGCGCGGCGTTTCGCGCGCGCGTCGCCGTGTTGATCGCGCTCGTGCAAACGCAGGGCGCGCAACGCTACGCACTCTGTATCGACGATCCGTTCGATTTCGCCTGCGCGCTTTTCGCGCTGCTCGCGTGCGGCAAGGAGCCGGTGATTCCGGCCAACTCGACGCCAGGCTATCTCGCCGATCTCGCCGATGCGTACGACGTGGTGCTGACGGATGCGGATTTGCCGCTGTTCGAGCTTTCGGCCGGAGCCAACCTCGGTGTCAACGCCGAAGCTGAAGTCGACACCGACCTCGATACGTTGGCCCGCGTCAATGCAGCCGCGGCGGAGCACGCCGGAGTCGCCACTGACACCGGCATTGGAAGCGACGAGGCCGCCTCAGAGCACGCCGGAGCCACCATTGGTATTGGAAGCGCCCAGGCAGCCTCAACGCAAGCCGGAGCCGCCACCGGCACCGGAAACGCCCGAACAGCCTTCGACCCCACCGCAGCCACCACCGCCACCGGCACTGCAAACGCCCAGGCAGCCTCGGCGCACACGTCTCGCGCCGCTCACACAATCGACCCGCAAGCCCCGCTCACGCTCTACACCTCCGGCAGCAGCGGCCGCCCCAAGCCGATCCGCAAGACGCTCGCGCAATTCAACGCCGAAGTGCACACACTGGAACAGCAGTGGGGCACGTTAATCGGTGACGCGACGATGCTCGCGAGCGTGCCGCATCACCACATTTACGGTTTGCTGTTTCGCGTGTTGTGGCCGCTTGCCGCCGGCCGCGCGTTCGACCGTGCGATCAGCATCGAGCCGTTGCATCTGCAAACGCAGATCGAGCAATGCGGCGCGGCGGTGATCGTCTCGACACCGGCGCAATTGTCTCGCTGGCCCGCCTTGCCTGGCTTCGCGGACTTGACGCCGGCGCCGCGCGCGATCTTTTCATCGGGCGGCCCGCTGGCGTTTGAAGCCGCGCAGGAATATGCCGCGGCTTATGGCGCCGCGCCGCGCGAAGTCTACGGCAGCACGGAAACCGGTGGCATAGCGTGGCGGCGCCAGGATCAGACAGATGCCTGGCAACCGCTATCCGGCATCGCAGTGCGCCGCGACGAAGACGGTGCGCTGAACGTCCGCTCACCGCATCTCGATCACGCCGGCTGGCATCGTACCGACGACAGGATCGCCTTCGACGCCGATGGCCGTTTCCGTCTGCAAGGCCGGCTCGACCGCGTGCTCAAGCTCGACGGCAAGCGCGTGTCGTTGCCGGAACTGGAAGCGCGCCTCGCGCTGCATCCGTATGTGGCGCAAGCGGCGATCGTGCCGCTCGCCGGCGCCTCGCGCGAGCGCGTCGGCGCCGTCGTGGCGCTGACGGAAGCGGGCGGTGCGGCGCTGCGCGACGAAGGCCGCGTGGCGCTCGCCAAGATCCTGCGCCGGCATCTCGCCGAATACTTCGACGTGGTGGTGCTGCCGCGCCACTGGCGTTTTCGGGTCACGCTGCCGTTCGACGCGCGCGGCAAACTGCCGGTGGCCGCCGTGGCGGCCGCCTTCGAGCCGCGTAGCGAAGGCGTGGAAGTGCTGGCCGAAGCGCGCAGCGGCGACACACTGCATTACGAGTTGCGCGTGCCGCCCACGCTCGCGCATTTCGCCGGCCACTTTCCCGGCCTGCCGATTCTGCCTGGCGTCGTTCAGGTCGACTGGGCCGTGCGCCTCGCCGCCGACCACTTGCCGGCCGTGCGCGCGGTGGCATCGATCGACCGTCTGAAGTTCATGGCGCCGGTTTCTCCAGGCGCGGTGCTCGCGCTCACGCTCGCTCACGACGCGGCCCGCCGGCGCCTGCAGTTTGCATACCGCGCGAACGGTCGCGAATGCGCGTCCGGTGTAATCGTCTACGGGGCGCCGGCGTGA
- a CDS encoding outer membrane lipoprotein carrier protein LolA: MGTMKLRAVLVGALSALSVTGVLSMFAVTAWTQPALAASTTQAAPAAGNPALVSQIAAHLAQAKGVRAQFTQTQTLAAMKQPLVSTGSLLFFRERGVIWQIDKPYKATYVITDAGVAEVAANGQRVTTHSAQGTRGVAQVSKMMRAMLGGDLSALYSQFDVEAQGSAAQWRMQLTPNQPQIAQSIKGLAMSGGDYLQSLRITLANGDITQLDFTKSAAVSDLTAAERGLLGAP, encoded by the coding sequence ATGGGGACGATGAAATTGCGCGCCGTGCTCGTCGGAGCATTGAGCGCATTGAGCGTGACGGGCGTCCTCAGCATGTTCGCTGTGACCGCATGGACGCAGCCCGCCTTGGCGGCATCGACGACCCAGGCCGCGCCTGCCGCGGGCAACCCCGCACTCGTTTCGCAGATCGCCGCGCACCTCGCGCAAGCCAAGGGCGTGCGCGCGCAATTCACGCAGACGCAAACGCTCGCCGCGATGAAGCAGCCGCTCGTGAGCACCGGCTCGCTGCTATTTTTCCGCGAGCGCGGCGTGATCTGGCAGATCGACAAGCCCTACAAAGCCACCTATGTCATCACCGATGCCGGCGTCGCCGAAGTCGCTGCCAACGGCCAGCGCGTCACGACTCACAGCGCACAGGGCACGCGCGGCGTCGCGCAAGTCTCGAAGATGATGCGCGCCATGCTCGGCGGCGATCTGTCGGCGCTCTACTCGCAATTCGACGTAGAGGCTCAAGGCAGCGCCGCGCAGTGGCGCATGCAACTGACGCCGAACCAGCCGCAGATCGCCCAGTCGATCAAAGGTCTGGCGATGAGCGGCGGCGACTATCTGCAGAGCTTGCGCATCACGCTGGCGAACGGCGACATCACCCAGCTCGACTTCACGAAGAGCGCGGCCGTGAGCGACCTCACCGCGGCTGAACGCGGCTTGCTCGGGGCGCCGTAA
- a CDS encoding thioesterase family protein gives MSVSRKVLSASATVEVPFHDVDAMNVCWHGHYLKYFEIGRAALLRAFDYDYREMQASGYLWPIVEAHLKYVRPATYGQQIEVRTQLLEHENRLKIGYEIVDCVSGTRLTKGYTIQVAVDAATQELQFVSPPVVFEKLERVWGR, from the coding sequence ATGAGCGTTTCCCGCAAAGTGCTGAGTGCGAGCGCGACGGTGGAAGTGCCGTTCCATGACGTCGACGCGATGAACGTGTGCTGGCACGGGCATTATCTGAAGTACTTCGAAATCGGCCGCGCGGCGCTTCTGCGCGCGTTCGATTACGACTATCGCGAGATGCAGGCTTCGGGCTACCTGTGGCCGATCGTGGAAGCGCATCTGAAGTACGTGCGGCCGGCCACCTACGGGCAGCAGATCGAAGTGCGCACGCAACTGCTCGAACACGAAAACCGCCTGAAAATAGGCTATGAAATCGTCGATTGCGTGTCCGGCACGCGGTTGACCAAGGGCTACACGATCCAGGTCGCGGTCGACGCCGCCACGCAGGAGTTGCAGTTCGTCTCGCCGCCGGTCGTATTCGAGAAACTGGAGCGCGTATGGGGACGATGA
- a CDS encoding acyl carrier protein, producing the protein MSEAEILERIRAIFKENFAIEPERVTPEAHLFEDLDLDSIDAVDLAIKLQEMTGRRIKPEEFKSVRTVGDVIGAVESLLAAQG; encoded by the coding sequence GTGTCCGAGGCAGAGATTCTGGAGCGCATCCGCGCTATCTTCAAAGAGAACTTCGCGATCGAGCCCGAGCGTGTCACGCCCGAAGCGCATCTGTTCGAGGACCTCGATCTCGACAGCATCGACGCTGTCGACCTCGCGATCAAACTGCAGGAAATGACCGGACGCCGCATCAAGCCGGAAGAGTTCAAGTCGGTGCGCACCGTCGGCGACGTGATCGGCGCGGTCGAGTCCCTGCTCGCGGCACAAGGCTGA
- a CDS encoding aromatic amino acid ammonia-lyase translates to MAEHDLIDVPNAGANVNKAAVVIGGRKLTIEEVVAIAQHRTPVALSADPAWRARIQRGADFLRRHLAAGATVYGVNTGYGDACVVDVPMELVEALPLQLTRYHGCGMGQYLDDAQTLAVIAARLNSLAYGFSGVRPVLLERLADLVNHRVLPRIPSEGSVGASGDLTPLSYVAAALAGERDVMFEGQLRNVREVWAELGQTPLTLAPKEGLALMNGTAVMTGLACLAFARADHLTRLTARLTALCTVALDGRAAHFDAMLFEVKPHAGQAEAAAWIRDDLSGRDDTPGHRLQDRYSIRCAPHVIGVARDALSWVRRDVENELNSANDNPLIDPDNERVLHGGNFYGGHIAFAMDSLKVALANLADLMDRQLALLVDVNFNNGLPRNLSGATSARAPINHGFKAVQISSSAWTAEALKNTMPASVFSRSTEAHNQDKVSMGTIAARDCLRVLELTEQVAAAHTLATVQAARLRLKIDSGTPVPSPLRTFMDSVSAQSPFVDEDRALEHELRALTARIAACDLLQDYRGGSNA, encoded by the coding sequence ATGGCCGAACATGATCTGATCGATGTGCCGAATGCGGGCGCCAACGTGAACAAGGCGGCGGTCGTCATAGGCGGTCGCAAGCTGACGATCGAAGAGGTCGTCGCGATCGCGCAGCATCGCACGCCGGTTGCGTTGAGCGCCGATCCGGCGTGGCGCGCGCGTATCCAGCGCGGCGCGGATTTTCTGCGCCGGCATCTGGCCGCGGGCGCGACCGTATACGGCGTCAACACTGGTTACGGCGACGCCTGCGTGGTCGACGTGCCGATGGAGCTGGTCGAAGCGTTGCCGCTGCAACTCACGCGTTATCACGGCTGCGGGATGGGCCAGTATCTCGACGACGCGCAAACGCTCGCGGTGATCGCCGCGCGGCTCAACTCGCTTGCTTATGGTTTTTCCGGCGTGCGTCCGGTGTTGCTCGAACGTCTGGCCGATCTGGTCAATCATCGTGTGTTGCCGCGCATTCCGTCGGAAGGCTCGGTCGGCGCGAGCGGCGATCTCACGCCGCTCTCGTATGTGGCCGCCGCGCTCGCGGGCGAACGCGACGTGATGTTCGAAGGGCAGTTGCGCAATGTGCGCGAGGTGTGGGCCGAGCTTGGTCAAACGCCGCTCACGCTCGCGCCGAAAGAAGGGCTCGCGCTGATGAACGGCACCGCCGTGATGACCGGTCTCGCCTGTCTCGCGTTTGCGCGCGCCGATCATCTCACGCGGCTGACCGCGCGGCTGACGGCGCTGTGCACGGTCGCACTCGACGGCCGTGCCGCGCATTTCGACGCGATGCTCTTCGAAGTGAAGCCGCACGCCGGCCAGGCCGAAGCGGCGGCATGGATTCGGGACGACCTGTCCGGGCGCGACGACACGCCGGGTCACCGTCTGCAGGACCGCTATTCGATTCGCTGCGCGCCGCATGTGATCGGCGTGGCGCGCGACGCGCTCTCGTGGGTGCGCCGCGATGTCGAGAACGAACTGAACAGCGCGAACGACAACCCGCTGATCGACCCGGACAATGAACGCGTGCTGCACGGCGGCAACTTCTACGGCGGCCATATCGCCTTCGCGATGGATTCGCTGAAGGTTGCGCTCGCCAATCTCGCCGATCTGATGGACCGGCAACTCGCGCTCCTCGTCGACGTCAATTTCAATAACGGCTTGCCGCGCAATCTGTCGGGCGCCACGTCCGCGCGCGCCCCGATCAATCACGGGTTCAAGGCGGTGCAGATTTCGTCATCCGCATGGACCGCTGAAGCGTTGAAAAACACCATGCCCGCGAGCGTGTTCTCGCGCTCCACCGAGGCGCACAACCAGGACAAGGTCAGCATGGGCACGATTGCCGCGCGCGATTGTTTGCGCGTGCTGGAGTTGACCGAGCAGGTCGCCGCCGCGCATACGCTCGCAACGGTGCAAGCCGCCCGGTTGCGCTTGAAGATCGACAGCGGAACGCCGGTTCCCTCGCCGCTGCGAACGTTTATGGACAGCGTGAGCGCGCAGTCGCCATTCGTCGACGAAGACCGCGCACTGGAACACGAGCTGCGCGCGCTGACCGCGCGCATTGCCGCGTGCGATCTGCTGCAGGACTATCGCGGAGGATCGAACGCATGA
- a CDS encoding lysophospholipid acyltransferase family protein, with amino-acid sequence MIARLDYCWRFCATGMAFVVFGVCGVLFSVVVFPLAWVWPHRASRQFAVTSVIHWFFRALVAVLQRIGVMELEVSGVQALRAERPAIVVANHPTYLDVMVLLSLTPHACCVVKNAHWSNPCFWGIVRSAEYVSNADPAELVEAGAKQLAAGYTMIIFPEGTRSPGPNRLHAFSRGFAHMALKVGAPIVPVLMDCDPPAFTKQMRWYDVPARAFRMRVNVLEPLGVDQLAAHDTPPALAARSVTSAVEAHITQHLFDYGFFKTGN; translated from the coding sequence ATGATCGCGCGGCTTGATTATTGCTGGCGATTCTGCGCGACCGGCATGGCCTTCGTGGTGTTCGGCGTATGCGGCGTGCTGTTCTCGGTGGTGGTGTTTCCGCTTGCGTGGGTGTGGCCGCACCGTGCATCGCGTCAGTTCGCGGTGACGAGCGTGATTCACTGGTTTTTCCGCGCGCTGGTCGCGGTGTTGCAGCGCATCGGCGTGATGGAACTCGAAGTGTCGGGCGTGCAGGCGTTGCGCGCGGAAAGGCCGGCGATCGTGGTCGCCAACCACCCGACTTATCTCGACGTGATGGTGCTCCTGTCGCTCACGCCGCATGCCTGCTGCGTGGTGAAAAACGCGCACTGGAGCAACCCGTGTTTCTGGGGCATCGTGCGTTCGGCGGAGTACGTCAGCAATGCCGACCCCGCGGAGCTCGTCGAGGCCGGCGCGAAGCAGCTGGCCGCAGGCTATACGATGATCATTTTTCCGGAAGGCACGCGTAGCCCCGGGCCGAACCGGCTGCACGCTTTTTCGCGCGGTTTCGCGCACATGGCGCTGAAAGTCGGCGCTCCCATCGTCCCGGTGCTGATGGATTGCGACCCGCCCGCATTCACCAAGCAGATGCGCTGGTACGACGTGCCGGCACGCGCGTTCAGAATGCGCGTGAACGTGCTCGAGCCGCTCGGCGTCGATCAGCTCGCGGCCCATGACACTCCACCGGCTCTCGCGGCGCGCAGCGTGACGAGCGCCGTCGAAGCACACATTACTCAGCACCTGTTCGATTATGGATTCTTTAAAACTGGAAATTAA